One genomic region from Paraburkholderia azotifigens encodes:
- a CDS encoding sensor histidine kinase produces the protein MSTATAWMGGMWRPRTLFVRLSLIFVAGLLAAQTLSFWLTMTERNEATMHVMVGYIGQEVTSSVALLDRLTPAEREEWLPKLGRRSYRFELRPGTSGMPPDAKLSQEIGASIAKDIGSKYKVTANAVPGETEHLEVHLTLSDGTPLTIDMHPMHGIPLSPWLPLVLAAQLALLAGCAWLAVRLATRPLERLARAADTLGPDLAPAALPEDGPEEVARASKAFNSMQARIGIYMRERLQILAAISHDLQTPITRMRLRADMLEDETERARLQKDLKEMELLVREGVAYARTLHGADEKPVRVNPDALIESIVNDYADAGDRVTLNGHVGAAVTTRPQALRRILGNLVDNALKYSGGEEVNVEVSVDDPRAPRWSIVVLDRGPGIPQEQLDAVFQPFYRVENSRNRETGGTGLGLAIAKQLAQSMNATLTLRNREGGGLEARLTL, from the coding sequence ATGAGCACGGCAACGGCCTGGATGGGCGGCATGTGGCGGCCGCGCACGCTGTTCGTGCGGCTGTCGCTGATCTTCGTCGCGGGGCTGCTCGCCGCGCAGACACTGTCGTTCTGGCTCACGATGACCGAGCGCAACGAAGCGACCATGCACGTGATGGTCGGCTACATCGGTCAGGAAGTGACGAGTTCCGTCGCGCTGCTCGACCGTCTGACACCCGCCGAGCGCGAGGAATGGCTGCCGAAGCTCGGGCGGCGAAGCTATCGTTTCGAGCTCCGTCCGGGCACGAGCGGCATGCCGCCGGACGCGAAACTGTCGCAGGAAATCGGTGCGTCGATTGCGAAGGACATCGGCTCGAAATACAAGGTGACGGCCAATGCGGTGCCGGGCGAGACCGAGCATCTGGAAGTGCATCTGACGCTCAGCGACGGCACCCCGCTCACCATCGACATGCATCCGATGCACGGCATTCCGCTCTCGCCGTGGCTGCCGCTCGTGCTGGCCGCGCAACTCGCGCTGCTTGCGGGCTGCGCGTGGCTCGCCGTACGTCTCGCGACGCGGCCGCTCGAGCGTCTTGCGCGCGCCGCCGACACACTCGGCCCCGATCTCGCGCCCGCCGCGCTGCCCGAAGACGGCCCGGAAGAAGTGGCGCGGGCGTCGAAGGCGTTCAACTCGATGCAGGCGCGCATCGGCATTTATATGCGCGAACGCCTGCAGATTCTCGCGGCGATTTCGCACGACCTGCAAACGCCCATCACGCGCATGCGGCTGCGCGCCGACATGCTCGAAGACGAGACCGAGCGCGCGCGGCTGCAAAAGGATCTGAAGGAGATGGAGCTGCTCGTGCGCGAAGGCGTCGCGTATGCGCGCACGCTGCACGGCGCCGACGAGAAACCCGTTCGCGTGAATCCCGACGCGCTGATCGAGAGCATCGTCAACGATTATGCCGATGCGGGCGACCGCGTCACGCTGAACGGGCACGTCGGCGCAGCCGTGACGACGCGCCCGCAGGCGCTGCGGCGCATTCTCGGCAACCTGGTCGACAACGCGCTCAAATACTCGGGCGGCGAAGAGGTCAACGTCGAAGTCTCCGTCGACGACCCGCGTGCGCCGCGCTGGTCGATCGTCGTGCTCGATCGCGGCCCCGGCATTCCGCAAGAGCAACTCGATGCCGTGTTCCAGCCGTTCTATCGCGTCGAAAACTCGCGCAATCGCGAGACGGGCGGCACGGGCCTCGGCCTCGCGATCGCGAAGCAGCTCGCGCAGTCGATGAACGCGACGCTCACGCTGCGCAACCGCGAAGGCGGCGGCCTGGAAGCGCGCCTCACGCTGTAA
- the glmS gene encoding glutamine--fructose-6-phosphate transaminase (isomerizing) yields the protein MCGIVGAVAQRDIVGVLTEGLRRLEYRGYDSCGVAVLQHGAPRRVRSIERVANLTGQVQEARLSGTIGVAHTRWATHGAPVTDNAHPIFSRDDIALVHNGIIENHEPLRDELKALGYAFESDTDTEVIAHLIHHTREQDPSRDLLTAVQRALPRLRGAYAIAVFARNEPDRVIGARVGSPLVIGVGERGNYLASDAMALSGTAEHFIFLEEGDVAVLSCDGVHIVDRDGASVRREVQAHHASHYTAELGPYRHYMQKEVFEQPDVVADATERIRAITPALFGANAQRAFSEIDSLLLLACGTSYYSALTAKYWFESIAGIPTQVEIASEYRYRESVVNPCAMVVVVSQSGETADTLAALKHAQELGHHHTLAICNVPHSSMMRLTELQYPTGAGPEIGVASTKAFTTQLVALYLLALTLGKERGRVNADQEAEALQQLHHLPAALNSVLALEPQIVAWAQALARKDHALFLGRGVHYPIALEGALKLKEISYVHAEAYPAGELKHGPLAIVTNEMPVITIAPNDALLEKLKSNMQEVRARGGQLYVLADAGTKIESSEGLRVIHLPGHYGPLSPILHVVPLQLLAYHTACVRGTDVDKPRNLAKSVTVE from the coding sequence GCTCGAATACCGGGGGTATGACTCGTGCGGCGTCGCCGTCCTGCAGCACGGCGCGCCGCGCCGCGTGCGCAGCATCGAGCGCGTCGCGAATCTCACCGGGCAGGTGCAGGAAGCGCGTCTGTCGGGCACGATCGGCGTCGCGCACACGCGCTGGGCGACGCATGGCGCGCCCGTCACCGACAACGCGCACCCGATCTTCTCGCGCGACGACATCGCGCTCGTGCACAACGGCATCATCGAAAATCACGAGCCGCTGCGCGACGAACTCAAAGCGCTCGGCTACGCGTTCGAATCGGATACCGACACGGAAGTGATCGCGCATCTGATTCATCACACGCGCGAACAGGATCCGTCGCGCGATCTGCTGACCGCCGTGCAGCGCGCGCTGCCGCGTCTGCGCGGTGCATATGCGATCGCCGTGTTCGCGCGCAACGAACCCGACCGCGTGATCGGTGCGCGCGTCGGTTCGCCCCTCGTGATCGGGGTGGGCGAGCGCGGCAACTATCTGGCGTCGGACGCGATGGCGCTGTCGGGCACCGCCGAGCATTTCATCTTCCTCGAAGAGGGCGATGTCGCCGTGCTGTCGTGCGACGGCGTGCATATCGTCGACCGCGACGGCGCGAGCGTGCGCCGCGAAGTGCAGGCGCATCACGCGAGCCACTACACGGCCGAGCTCGGCCCGTATCGCCACTACATGCAGAAGGAAGTCTTCGAGCAGCCGGACGTGGTCGCCGACGCGACCGAGCGCATTCGCGCCATCACGCCCGCACTGTTCGGCGCGAATGCGCAGCGCGCATTCAGCGAGATCGACTCGTTGCTGCTGCTCGCGTGCGGCACCAGCTACTACTCCGCGCTGACGGCGAAGTACTGGTTCGAATCGATCGCGGGCATTCCGACGCAAGTGGAAATCGCCAGCGAATACCGCTACCGCGAGAGCGTGGTGAATCCGTGCGCGATGGTCGTCGTTGTGTCGCAGTCGGGCGAAACGGCCGACACGCTCGCTGCCCTCAAGCATGCACAGGAACTCGGCCATCACCACACGCTGGCCATCTGCAACGTGCCGCACAGTTCGATGATGCGCCTCACGGAACTGCAGTATCCGACGGGTGCGGGGCCGGAGATCGGCGTCGCGTCGACGAAGGCATTCACGACGCAACTCGTCGCGCTGTATCTGCTTGCGCTCACGCTCGGCAAGGAACGCGGCCGCGTGAACGCCGATCAGGAAGCCGAGGCGCTGCAGCAGCTGCATCATTTGCCTGCCGCGCTCAATAGCGTGCTGGCGCTGGAGCCGCAGATCGTCGCGTGGGCGCAGGCGCTGGCCCGCAAAGATCACGCTCTGTTCCTCGGGCGCGGCGTGCATTACCCCATCGCACTGGAAGGCGCGCTCAAGCTCAAGGAAATCTCGTACGTCCACGCGGAAGCGTATCCGGCAGGCGAGCTGAAGCATGGGCCGCTCGCGATCGTCACGAACGAGATGCCCGTCATCACGATCGCGCCGAACGATGCGCTGCTCGAAAAGCTCAAGTCGAACATGCAGGAAGTGCGCGCGCGCGGCGGCCAGCTGTACGTGCTCGCCGATGCGGGCACGAAGATCGAAAGCAGCGAAGGCCTGCGCGTCATCCACCTGCCCGGGCACTACGGCCCGCTGTCGCCGATCCTGCATGTGGTGCCGCTGCAGTTGCTCGCGTATCACACAGCCTGCGTGCGCGGCACGGATGTCGACAAGCCGCGCAACCTCGCGAAGTCGGTCACGGTGGAGTGA
- a CDS encoding GFA family protein produces MTTQFHQGSCHCGAVRFEVETPVAPAARCNCSLCRRKGALMSPFFPAGALRILSGQDDLTLYQFNTRVAKHYFCKHCGIYPFHQTRKDPNLWRVNIGCLDGVDPYALEASVSDGASLSVVEDA; encoded by the coding sequence ATGACCACCCAATTCCACCAAGGCTCATGCCATTGCGGCGCCGTCAGATTCGAAGTCGAGACGCCCGTCGCGCCCGCCGCGCGCTGCAACTGCAGCCTGTGCCGCCGCAAGGGCGCGCTGATGTCGCCGTTCTTTCCCGCCGGTGCGCTGCGCATCCTGTCCGGTCAGGACGACCTGACGCTCTACCAGTTCAATACGCGCGTCGCGAAGCATTACTTCTGCAAGCACTGCGGCATCTATCCGTTTCATCAGACCCGCAAGGACCCGAACCTGTGGCGCGTGAATATCGGCTGCCTCGACGGCGTGGATCCGTATGCGCTCGAGGCGTCGGTGTCGGACGGCGCGAGCCTGTCCGTGGTCGAGGACGCGTAA
- a CDS encoding nitrilase-related carbon-nitrogen hydrolase, which yields MSSLPTAPLRVASIPFAARHGETEQNVARVVARIERAARERIGLAVFPEACLTGGVGGRVFTPTCRMRRGQIKAFAASVDGAHVRAVADAVERTGVAAGVGLIERAGNGDLYSSYVVCLPSGERHVHRKLHADGQPHLASGDRFTVFDMDGGWRLAVLVGGDNYLVENARMAALLGAGLLLAPHAQSDATDRAGAWVRRTLPARALDNGLFVVYSDEGEGAIVDPCGQIVAQRTGGDGTIPAQLDPALLGTSPAHGWLESRRPDLYGRLAHDSRAGMPSSDARTARARGAVAVSFAVVRRNG from the coding sequence ATGTCTTCGTTGCCCACTGCGCCGCTGCGCGTCGCGTCGATTCCCTTTGCCGCGCGTCACGGTGAGACCGAACAGAACGTCGCGCGCGTCGTCGCGCGGATCGAGCGGGCCGCGCGCGAGCGCATCGGCCTCGCGGTGTTTCCCGAAGCGTGTCTGACGGGCGGCGTCGGCGGACGCGTGTTCACGCCGACGTGCAGGATGCGCCGCGGGCAGATCAAGGCGTTCGCGGCGAGCGTCGACGGTGCGCACGTGCGGGCCGTCGCCGACGCCGTCGAACGAACGGGCGTGGCGGCGGGTGTCGGACTGATCGAGCGTGCCGGGAACGGCGATCTGTACAGCAGCTACGTCGTCTGCCTGCCGTCGGGCGAGCGGCACGTGCATCGCAAGCTGCATGCGGATGGGCAGCCGCATCTCGCCAGCGGCGACCGCTTCACGGTATTCGACATGGATGGAGGCTGGCGGCTCGCCGTGCTGGTCGGCGGCGACAACTATCTGGTTGAGAACGCGCGGATGGCGGCGTTGCTCGGCGCGGGCCTGCTGCTCGCCCCGCACGCGCAGTCGGATGCGACCGATCGGGCAGGCGCATGGGTGCGTCGCACGTTGCCGGCGCGTGCGCTCGACAACGGCCTGTTCGTCGTCTACAGCGACGAAGGCGAGGGCGCCATCGTCGATCCATGCGGGCAGATCGTCGCGCAGCGCACAGGCGGCGACGGGACGATCCCGGCGCAACTCGATCCGGCGCTGCTCGGCACGAGTCCCGCGCACGGCTGGCTCGAGTCGCGGCGCCCCGATCTGTATGGGCGGCTCGCGCACGATTCGCGCGCAGGCATGCCGTCGTCCGACGCGCGTACCGCACGCGCTCGCGGCGCCGTCGCCGTGAGCTTCGCGGTCGTGAGGCGCAACGGCTGA
- a CDS encoding LysR family transcriptional regulator translates to MEIRLLRAFLTVTNLRHFGRAADALHLSQPALSKQIVALEESLGGRLFERGRHGAGLTAFGEAFLPDAEALVRDADDMLARAREASSGRRGHLRIGLCLSTLTLAPPLIAAYRAANPQIGVTLNDLSSAEQTRRMFARKLDVGFVRLPAADGLSAFAVIDESLGLAMPPQARWKRLPAKLDEFNELGFVALARSRGPGTAAMIDAWCAERGFVPRVIQQADDIQSVLAAVAAGVGVAFVPSRAEHLLRDAKVLRLKDASAQWRVGLAWQTERDDPVVTRFVAYVRDRLRDPVRAATKQKTGTGVTA, encoded by the coding sequence ATGGAAATCCGCCTGCTGCGAGCGTTCCTGACCGTGACGAATCTGCGCCATTTCGGGCGCGCCGCCGACGCCTTGCATCTGAGCCAGCCAGCGCTGAGCAAGCAGATCGTCGCGCTCGAAGAGAGTCTTGGCGGGCGGCTGTTCGAGCGCGGCCGTCACGGCGCCGGGCTGACCGCATTCGGCGAAGCGTTCCTGCCCGACGCCGAAGCGCTGGTGCGCGATGCCGACGACATGCTGGCCCGCGCGCGCGAGGCGAGCAGCGGGCGGCGCGGTCATCTGCGCATCGGGCTGTGTCTGTCGACGCTCACGCTCGCGCCGCCTTTGATCGCCGCCTATCGCGCGGCCAATCCGCAGATCGGCGTCACGCTGAACGACCTGTCGTCGGCGGAACAGACGCGGCGGATGTTTGCCCGCAAGCTCGATGTGGGCTTCGTGCGCCTGCCCGCCGCCGACGGTCTGTCGGCGTTTGCCGTGATCGACGAGTCGCTCGGGCTCGCAATGCCGCCGCAGGCCAGGTGGAAACGCCTGCCCGCGAAGCTGGACGAATTCAACGAGTTGGGCTTCGTCGCGCTCGCGCGCAGCCGCGGGCCGGGCACGGCGGCGATGATCGACGCATGGTGCGCGGAGCGCGGCTTCGTCCCGCGCGTGATCCAGCAGGCCGACGACATCCAGTCGGTGCTGGCCGCCGTCGCGGCGGGTGTCGGCGTCGCGTTCGTGCCGTCACGCGCCGAGCATCTGCTGCGCGACGCGAAGGTGCTGCGGCTGAAGGATGCGTCCGCGCAGTGGCGCGTCGGTCTGGCGTGGCAGACGGAGCGCGACGACCCTGTCGTGACTCGCTTCGTCGCTTATGTGCGAGATCGTCTGCGCGACCCTGTGCGCGCGGCAACGAAGCAGAAGACGGGAACGGGCGTTACAGCGTGA
- a CDS encoding response regulator: MDKTDHVLIVDDDRDIRELVGTYLTRNGVRVTLASGGRQMRAALADERPDLIVLDLMLPGESGLDLCRELRAGEFQTVPVLMLTALSEETDRVVGLEMGADDYLAKPFAVRELLARIRAILRRARMMPPGNTSEPAGGAHFLRFGDWRLDTIGRNLIDSDGTLVALSGAEYRLLRVFVDHPQRVLTRDQLLTLTQGRQTEPFDRSIDLLVSRVRQRLNDDAREPRYIKTLRNEGYVFSSLVTPEDQGG, from the coding sequence GTGGACAAAACGGATCACGTCCTGATCGTCGACGACGACCGCGACATTCGCGAGCTGGTCGGCACGTACCTCACCCGGAACGGCGTGCGCGTGACGCTCGCGTCGGGCGGCCGGCAGATGCGTGCGGCGCTCGCCGACGAGCGGCCCGACCTGATCGTGCTCGACCTGATGCTGCCGGGCGAGAGCGGCCTCGACCTGTGCCGCGAACTGCGCGCGGGCGAATTTCAGACCGTGCCCGTTCTGATGCTGACGGCGCTGAGCGAGGAGACCGATCGCGTCGTCGGACTGGAGATGGGCGCCGACGATTACCTCGCGAAGCCCTTCGCCGTGCGCGAACTGCTTGCGCGCATCCGCGCCATTCTGCGCCGCGCGCGCATGATGCCGCCCGGCAACACGAGCGAGCCGGCGGGCGGCGCGCATTTCCTGCGCTTTGGCGACTGGCGCCTCGATACGATCGGCCGCAACCTGATCGACAGCGACGGCACGCTGGTCGCGCTGAGCGGCGCCGAATACCGGCTGCTGCGCGTGTTCGTCGACCATCCGCAGCGCGTGCTGACGCGCGACCAGCTGCTGACGCTCACGCAAGGCCGGCAGACGGAGCCGTTCGACCGCTCGATCGATCTGCTCGTGAGCCGCGTGCGCCAGCGTCTGAACGACGATGCGCGCGAGCCGCGCTACATCAAGACGCTGCGCAACGAAGGCTATGTGTTCTCGTCGCTCGTCACGCCGGAGGATCAGGGCGGATGA